A part of Falco naumanni isolate bFalNau1 chromosome 19, bFalNau1.pat, whole genome shotgun sequence genomic DNA contains:
- the GKN2 gene encoding gastrokine-2, whose protein sequence is MTNLTASVTVEENDGGGQFETVDLDQKDQKQEDYIENTTVLVLLGVFWTQTSALTTYVLHEPNKNYVTGTMTIDSENDVADVHVRSGVYSSDTIFDYAHGYIATRLFSRRACFIMKIDNQYIPTLQQIGRLAFERQTMKEIYCPKNVWVQFQSGNSFFGNIKNWFTYGKQIEKLCKGLPLYRLVKSQPPLNVRGCANAGVPNILGIQICENSQ, encoded by the exons ATGACCAATCTGACTGCAAGTGTAACAGTTGAAGAAAATGATGGGGGGGGGCAGTTTGAGACTGTTGACTTAGATCAAAAGGATCAAAAGCAAGAAGACTACATTGAGAAT ACTACCgttctggttttgctgggagTCTTTTGGACTCAGACTTCTGCACTTACA ACCTATGTCCTTCATGAACCTAACAAAAACTATGTCACTGGAACTATGACCATTGACAGTGAGAATGATGTGGCTGATGTCCATGTCCGTTCTGGAGTGTACTCCTCTGATACCATCTTTGACTATGCGCAT gGCTATATTGCAACAAGGTTATTTTCACGACGTGCCTGTTTTATCATGAAAATAGATAATCAATACATCCCGACCCTGCAACAAATTGGACGCCTGGCTTTTGAAAGACAG actATGAAGGAGATATACTGTCCAAAGAATGTGTGGGTACAGTTCCAGTCTGGCAATTCTTTCTTTGGGAATATCAAGAATTGGTTTACCTatggaaaacaaattgaaaaactCTGCAAAGGCCTGCCTCTCTACCGCCTTGTAAAGAGTCAAC caCCACTGAATGTTCGTGGCTGTGCCAATGCAGGAGTTCCAAACATTTTGGGCATTCAAATCTGTGAAAATAGCCAGTAG